The DNA window accttggacagatccattgcttaccaccatttctctcgtggcaattccagagatattctttgaggctttcggttcttggaggaacttcgatgcccccatttttcctcgtcagccatgtctctagttcgccaaattcagacactggtcgtctggcgctaaccatgttaaccgctgctggaggaacttcagagatctggattttctggagtttcatcctgaggtcttcagtggcctcgctgttttcttccttcgaggcttcagttatttctgccttggaagattcttcaacatcagtattgaagattatgtcactatttaggctttcagtagcctgctttccattgaacattgctttagtcttcACAACCTCGATTTCAgaaacctccaccatgttgatatcttctacctcgcagaggctggcgtcagcaatgtttaggggattggtatcgaccctcatatgactcttggtcttgtcagcaaacttcaaccttccattattgagagcattttgaattagatccctgaaaagaaaacattgagaagttttatggcctaaaaacccatgatatttacaaaaacctcttttcttccgttgttccaacggaggaatttttgaatttggaggtagtatcatttggccatcttttaccaataaatcaaatatttcatcacacttggtaatgtcgaatgtataagttttcttagggaacctatcattcttatcgttttctactggattttttccattggcaggatttagcagtttgcaagcataaggtggcgcttctttcaattcagccaagtctatttcgacttcttcagggctatatgagtcatcgaaagactcattctcagcatccttggcttcgacgtatgccactctttctttcttataacttttatttgccctagctttttctgccttcaggcgttcgacttgtcgaaccctatctgctaattgggccatgtccctaaggtattgggtatctagtttctttcttattgaataatctagaccacctgcagccatttcaacaagttcatgctctgggactgttgtaaaacaccttgatttcaacagacggaacctatttaaataatcatcaattatttctgtgaattttcttttaacactggccaattctttcaaacttatcttagtttggcccatgtagaattgctcatggaaaagtctttccaagtatgcccatgcatctatcgaatttggtggcaaagtagtaaaccaaatgaaggcattttttgtcagtgaactagggaaatatttgatccttaaatcctcgtttcccgctaagtctcctgcttccgtcaaatatctagcaatatgttccaccgttgactcgttcgtttcgcctgaaaattttgtaaatttgggtaccttagtgcccctaggcaattctgtttgcatgatataatctgatataggggatgtatagtttggacgtctaagtccagtactaaggccattgttggccataaccctttctatcatggcagttaaattattttctgtagccagattttctcttctgactctttgaacaatctcatctgggtgttcgttcctacccacaatccttaatctgggttgctcctcctccgtttcttgtcggacggggacagttctttggtttgaagcttctaagttaattattggagttccttcgaacacctctgttcttcgtgaggggcctacatccctagtagccgtcctagatgatggaactatgtcttgtacacgttctaaaatgggcctctcttcttgattcgaaggctgtttgtccttccttttaggtggcgttactcccatgaattctgccattcgattcatctgagatgatatcttttggaaagtctccatgttttctctattcgtagtagtaacatttgccattagtgggcttaaaactgaagtcaattctctggccaaaacccctaccatgtcatggttgcttgcatccatttcttgtcgaaatgctgcttggttatttgtggtaaagtgaggcatctgggtagagaaaccagtgttatgtgcacttcgacccactgaactaacatttggtgaaaatgtcgcattgttagttggggcatatatatgtcctgcccctcgtacgcctgttccatgtgGGTATGgaattccgtatggattatttggtctccattcgaaagcggagttcgtgccttgaccaaataaattgtttgcagcatttgtcgaagcaaacaatacgtcctctgcgcttgtggatgagggtgcggttgtcgacactgaaactggaacagtccctgaaggtgctgtattattttcaggcatagtctgggaattatctgcaggtctcgatccatttggacccgttgcatctcgtgtttcttgagtagaagtcgaatttgccgctcctgatcctgaaccgtgtgggggatcttgattaccccctgcactggccgtaacgaccattttcctgttgtaccttcgtttgggaatcggttgtgcactgttctttaatttaccgttcctaaggttcatacaagatcttgatattgtctagacaaaaataaagcaattgattaaaacaatctgcttgacactgtcccactgggcgtgccaatttgtttacggtgatttccggtaaacaaccgctagtcttccaaactataataaatatgatttggttacttgcaggatcgactagattgatcctaggacacatagtcaagaagattgttatcaatgtttgttcgaaccatattcattatttgtcttcttcaataagcgttgttcgattaacagaacaaatagtcttgacaatcactttgttacgtATAAATGTGACTTCCacgaagtgacatgacataaaaaaattaaaaggacaattgaaacgtaaagaatcttaaactgcagaaatataaaagactttgaaagtaaatagcatgaaagtaattcgaaagtaaatgacgttaaagtaaagatgcagaaacgtaaatggcaagaagtaaacgaaatgcagtaattctgaaagataaaaacaaaaagataatacacatgtattaaaatggtggtgtcatacgtacattttctcagcgaactctttctcttaacgcttgatacttgagtaaatatgtgagtgatttgtacaaaatgaacacacagaatcctaacactaagactcctatttatactagtttcgaccttaacggtcctatactaatctgctgccacgtttctcatcagaacttccagcgaagccatctgttgttgaacggttacgaaactgtcttcgaatttcaaatcttcccacctgagtccatcttcgacgcgtggcagtgtattaaacaaacactactaaaaaacacgctaagtagtaatacttgaatacatattctatgaattttgtctaagtcccgaagacatatgctttcattaatctttcagcgttcacttatcttcatcgaacttagaagtctttatttttcgaagcatgaccatcagtagccattcttttactttttaaaggatggccatcagtaaccatctttccttcgattctcaactccttcgaaggataaacaacataaaacgaaatcttcagctaacagagagaaactccaactctcactttgagacggcaccatctcgaaattcatataggtgaagttttattagtatctctttagatacatatcctcgatatagaacttcattaagagtttccttaaaactcaaccctcaattacGTAATAGTCAACATTTATCATGAAATGTTgcaccaacttccaaatcaacgacttgttgttacccattgaatcttaggttaagatgtattaacttcagattgggttgctatcattgttgGAACCCTCATTCAAGGAGTTTTAATCCCATACCTTTCGAGGTAGACTTTACTAAATCTTTGACCAGTGGTTTAGTAAAAGGATCAGCCAAATTGTAGcttgtttgtatatatgtcagtgaaatgatcccatcctttatcatttttctcacgAGAGAATGTGTAAGACCTatgtgtctagactttccattgtatacttcACTGAACGCTCTAGCCAGGGTGGCTTGACTATCACAATGTatcaacacctttgaaacattttctttagctaatggaacctctaataagagatccctcaaccattctgcttcttgtCCACCAGATGCAagagccacaaactctgattccatggttgagagagtaatgcatgtttgtttcttgctcttccaagaaatcgcacctccagctaatgtgaatatccacccagttgtagatttataatctccaaaacttgatatccaacttgcgtcggtatatccttctagtatggcaGGAAACTTACCATAATGAAGGCCAAGATTTTTAGTCTTTGACAAATATCCAAAAATCCTTGTTattgccttccaatgttcatcatttggattgctagtaaatctactcattttactaacagcaaatgctatgtctggtctagtacattgcattaagtacattagacatccaattgcacttgcatattccaattgtGCCATGGATCTACCATtgttcttttgaagtttgacacTAGGATCGAACGGAGTGTGTACTTCCTTGAAGTTAAGGTGTTTGAACTTTtccaacattttttcaatgtaatgtgtttgattaagttcataacccccactattttgtcttactttgatccctaatatagtgtcaactaatccaagatctttcatcttgaatgtggaagttagaaaaccttttgtttctaagattccattcatttcattgctaataatcaacatgtcatcaacatatagacatagaaagataatagcatttccacacacctttgtgtacaagcatttgtcacaagaatttggaatgaacccatttgaaagtatggcagtgtcaaatttttggtgccattgttttggtgcctgttttaaaccgtataaagatttgacaagtttacataccttttgttcatttccatGAAGTGTGTAGCCTTCTGGTTGCTCCATATAAATTTCCTCATCGAGATCACCATTTAGGAATGCTGTTTTAACGTCCATTTGATGTACAATAAGGTTGTTCAAGGAGGCCAGTGCAAACAGAATTCTAATCGTCGTAGTTTTTGCTACTGGTGCATATGTATcaaaataatcaataccttccttttgtctaaatccttttgcaactagtctggccttgtaggtgtttaatgtaccattgctgtgatacttcttcctaaacacccatttgcatccaatgggtCTTGATCCCTTCGGAAGATCAACTAGTTCCCAAGTGTGGTttgacataattgaatccatttcatcttggatagaATCCTTCCAAAAAGAAGCGTCTCTAGAAGTCATTGCTTCTTTATATGTTTTAGGATCATCTTCAatttgaagaataataggaattttATGAACATCATTCTTATTATTTCCTTCAACTAGATAAACGGAAATAAGTTGAGAATCGATTTCATCTGGTCCTAGACCTTTATTCCTACGTGCCCTTTTGCTTCTTCTTGGTTCGGgttgtgtttcaacaatccgcGTCGAATCATTGTCACCAGATTCTTTGATCGTGGGATTCTCTGGTTCCTTATTCTTTGTGATAAGATTTTCGAAGAATTCCACATCTCTAGATTCGacaattacattagactctaaatttagaagtctatatgctttgctattttgtgcatatcctaTGAAAGCACATCTGATCCCTCGAGGACCTAGTTTTGTTCTCTTGGGATCCATATTTTTGTAATATGCCACGCACCCCCACACTTTAAAATAATCAATATTTGGTGACCttcctttccatttttcataTGGAGAAATTCCAGTTGTTTTTAATGGAATTCTATTCATTATGTGACATGCGGATAATAATGCTTCCCCCCACAAATTAAATGGCAACTCTGAATGCATCAACATAGCATTAATTATTTCTTGATATGTTCGATTTTTTCTTTCGGCcatgccattttgttgtggtgtgcgAGGCGCAGAACATTCATGTATAATGCCATATTCTTCACAATATGCATCAAATTCTGCCGAGAAGTATTCACCGCCTCTATCACTTCTAAGTACTTTTATGGtagtacttaattgattttcgaCTTCTGCTTTATATGTTTTGAAAGCATTAAAGGCATCGTCTTTATGCTTTAAGAGGTATACATGTGTGAATCTAGAACAATCATCACTAAATGTTATGAAATAACAATTTCACCCACGGGTTAACATTCCATTGAATTAACACAATTCGGAGTGCACAAGATCAAgaacatttgtttttctttcaacacttttgaaaggtttcttaatcattttagacttaacacatatttcgcattttccgaaatcatgaatgttacatgatatcaatccagatttgattagtctattcatagtactaataccaatatgtgctaatctagagtgccataatgaaatagattcaagcatataagcagaattagaaatttcattaataatattatcggtagtacatagtttgatcattccctcagcggaatatccttttcctACAAATATACCATTACGGGTCAATATTAACTTGCCCGATTCATACACAGATTTAATGCCAGGTTTTCCCAACAAGTCCCCACTAACGAGGTTTCTATTCATGTCGGGAACATGAAGAACATTGATAAGAGTGACTTTCTTTCCAGAGGTGAAGTTGAGTTCAACGGATCCTGTTCCAACGACTCTTGATCGGACTTCATTGCCCATTTGCACTTCCTGTCCATCATTGACTTCGGTATaggttttgaatgccgctttatcATAAGACACATGTACAGTTGCACATGTGTCATACCACCATCCTTGGACTTTTCCTTTGATGGCCATAATTTCGCTTACAGTAGCGATTATGTCGTCATTTGCATGAACAGCATTAACCTCAGTTTTGGGCCTGTTGTGCCTGCAATCTCGAGCATAATGTCCGGGTTTGCCACATGCATAACATCCATTTTTAGTACCCTTTTGTCCACTAGAGTTTTTGAACCTGTTATGATCTTTCTTTGGACCAAGATGAATTTTTGTGCCATCATGCCTTTTCTTTCCCTTCGCCCGCCGGagccgcctcattaacgccgcgaataacccgatcgctccgatgcgacgtgcctaagtgctcaagtgccgtctacaagccgccactagcgcctctacgcccacgccccgGACCCGGACACGGAGTCGGAGCCAGAGCCAgtgtcgccggtggcgacaccggcgagtggttgtaggattgggacaagtggcataatgcttgggaccaccacatttgtcaatgtggcactttatcctcttttgtccttttgttgagttaatgttattaactctttataaagactttgaaaatgagtgaatcttccaatgtgggactttattgcatgcatttattagcatttactcattttcaccactttgtcattttagaacacattTGTAATAAATTACAACAGAGGATACATCATCATTGCATTAGAGAACACAAGCCTCATGTCGCTAGCAAACTCATATGGTGTTGCATACAACCTCAATTTTCTCTCTATTTCCTTCAAACCTATTGCCTTTGACTTTTTTTCCAAACTCTTGGACTCCATTGCTGGAGGATCTTTCAAATCCCAACCATCTCTACCCGCCAACATCCTCTTCAAAATCAACCAACATTGCCTCCTCTTAACACACTCCATTGGTTTCTTCAACACACATTCTTCATCTTTTGTGACAGAGGTTGTTTTTGATGAATCCTTCACCATCAATAAGGTGGTTCTTGAATGTTCTTCAGATTTTGCTATTTTTGAAACTTGATTCTTGACCATCTCTTTTGTGATAGATGATGTTTTTGATGAATCCTTCATCAACATGCTTTTTGAGCAAAGTCTTGAACTTTCTTTCACACCCTTTGGTTGAGACAAAGATAAAGGTGTTGTTTTGGTCTTATAACATGAATCAACCCAATAGCAGGTTACAGTTGGTCGTTCAGAATGTTGAATTTTTCTTCTCTTGTTTTCATCTGTGTCAGAAGAATCTGAATGACGTTTCATAGTACCAGGAGGATAACTAAGTTTAATAATGAGTCTTTTACGGGGTTCTGTGTTCGAAGGGTTTGTGTTGGATACGGTTAAGGAAGACATGATGATGAGACAAAAGTGTTATGTAACTAGTAAGAAGGTTTTATGGAAATGATGATTGCAGTGATGATgagattaatatatataataatgccATTAGTAAGAagattttattagaattaataaagattGATTTGTACTTATATTTAGGGTTAGatcgttaatatttaaaataacttttaaaactcaatcttatttttatttttattatattttgatattTCATTGTAAATAAGCCATCGAAAAGgaaggaaatttaattttttttaattagaagttgttttaacaaacttttcatttgatttttattttatattaatatttcatTGTAAATAAGCCACCGAAAAGGaaggaaattttatttttttaattagaaattgttttaacaaacttttcatttgattttttctttaaaaatctcaaaattttataacaaaaaaatgcaatgttaaaattctttgttttaaaaattataacaaaCAACGGCTAAGGTTGTTTAGAAAAAATAT is part of the Vicia villosa cultivar HV-30 ecotype Madison, WI linkage group LG2, Vvil1.0, whole genome shotgun sequence genome and encodes:
- the LOC131649349 gene encoding uncharacterized protein LOC131649349, with the protein product MSSLTVSNTNPSNTEPRKRLIIKLSYPPGTMKRHSDSSDTDENKRRKIQHSERPTVTCYWVDSCYKTKTTPLSLSQPKGVKESSRLCSKSMLMKDSSKTSSITKEMVKNQVSKIAKSEEHSRTTLLMVKDSSKTTSVTKDEECVLKKPMECVKRRQCWLILKRMLAGRDGWDLKDPPAMESKSLEKKSKAIGLKEIERKLRLYATPYEFASDMRLVFSNAMMMYPLL